In one window of Gammaproteobacteria bacterium DNA:
- a CDS encoding SURF1 family protein: protein MIKNVKAITIVSVVFIAVVAVVLIKLGLWQLDRAQQKRQYLAQVSARLVLPHQPVELLFEQANTPADLSQLPVIATGYLQHQYTFLLDNVTHMGRVGYQVIVPLLIVPLVPGDVSRQLVLVNLGWVASTGFRDQLPPLQRWSGKLAVTGNLHQPKDNPYAFDTVSNGNWPQIIGQIKPNEMAKLLQLKIDNAKVFPAILRLDPSFELGYKKKWLWINMSVEKHLGYAMQWFALAITLVGLSGLFYRNFRRDLDVCDQKT from the coding sequence ATGATAAAAAATGTTAAGGCAATCACTATTGTTTCAGTTGTTTTTATCGCCGTGGTAGCGGTAGTTTTAATTAAACTTGGGCTGTGGCAGCTCGATAGGGCGCAGCAAAAGCGTCAATACTTAGCTCAGGTTTCAGCGCGCTTAGTCTTGCCTCACCAGCCAGTTGAGTTGTTGTTTGAACAAGCTAATACACCAGCAGATTTGAGTCAGTTACCGGTGATAGCAACGGGTTATTTGCAGCATCAATATACCTTTTTACTCGATAACGTAACCCATATGGGGCGGGTTGGTTATCAGGTTATCGTGCCATTGTTAATTGTGCCATTGGTTCCTGGCGATGTTAGCCGCCAGTTAGTGTTGGTTAATTTAGGTTGGGTCGCTTCAACCGGCTTTAGGGACCAGCTACCACCATTACAACGCTGGAGCGGTAAACTAGCGGTAACCGGTAATTTACACCAACCTAAAGATAACCCCTACGCTTTTGATACGGTAAGCAATGGCAATTGGCCGCAAATTATTGGTCAAATTAAACCTAATGAAATGGCCAAACTGCTGCAGCTTAAAATTGATAACGCCAAGGTTTTTCCGGCAATTTTACGACTTGATCCTTCGTTTGAACTCGGTTACAAAAAAAAGTGGTTATGGATCAATATGTCGGTTGAGAAACACCTAGGTTATGCGATGCAATGGTTTGCCTTAGCAATTACCTTAGTCGGCTTAAGTGGCTTGTTTTATCGAAACTTTAGGAGAGATCTGGATGTCTGCGACCAAAAAACGTAA
- a CDS encoding DUF2909 domain-containing protein, with translation MSIIKIFIIALFLVVFVSLFQAVRIMSNPSSTKKMSQFLGRRLLISVVIFMLILLALGLGFISPNPRPY, from the coding sequence ATGAGCATTATAAAAATTTTCATTATTGCACTCTTTCTGGTTGTTTTTGTCAGCCTGTTTCAGGCGGTCAGGATCATGAGCAATCCAAGTTCAACCAAAAAAATGAGCCAGTTTCTCGGTCGTCGATTATTAATCTCGGTCGTAATATTCATGCTTATCTTACTGGCATTAGGTTTAGGATTTATTAGCCCTAACCCACGTCCTTATTAA
- a CDS encoding type IV pilin protein, which translates to MRPNRQNGITLIELLIVIAIIGILSTIVYPNYKSSVVKTNRAQAKIALEGLAGAMERYYSENNSYAGAKFSSAGGSIPLSTKVPRDGTSKYYVLTIVSAAAQSYSLKATAQSDSPQAGDGDLTLSHTGARKWGTQNSWQD; encoded by the coding sequence ATGCGACCTAACCGACAAAACGGAATCACCTTAATTGAATTGTTGATTGTTATTGCAATAATTGGCATTTTATCCACAATCGTTTATCCAAATTATAAAAGCTCGGTCGTTAAAACCAATCGTGCCCAAGCTAAAATTGCTTTAGAAGGACTGGCTGGCGCGATGGAGCGTTATTATAGTGAAAATAATAGCTATGCCGGCGCTAAATTTAGCTCCGCTGGTGGCTCAATTCCCCTTTCAACCAAGGTGCCACGAGACGGCACGAGTAAATATTACGTGTTAACCATTGTCAGTGCAGCGGCTCAAAGCTATTCATTAAAAGCTACAGCACAATCGGATTCGCCACAAGCTGGCGATGGCGATTTAACCCTAAGCCATACTGGAGCAAGGAAATGGGGCACTCAAAATAGCTGGCAAGATTAA
- a CDS encoding RNA-binding S4 domain-containing protein has product MAIGSRNKKVKGPATTQPASKDQVVIVEVNVEPIELYKILKIENLVEGGGEAKVRIANGEVLLNGLIETRKRKKVYNGDEVEFLGQVLKVSVVIQES; this is encoded by the coding sequence ATGGCTATTGGAAGTCGCAATAAAAAAGTAAAAGGCCCAGCGACAACACAACCCGCGTCTAAAGACCAGGTTGTTATTGTTGAAGTCAATGTTGAGCCGATTGAGCTGTACAAAATTCTAAAAATTGAGAATTTAGTGGAAGGCGGTGGCGAAGCTAAAGTCCGCATCGCCAATGGCGAAGTGTTGTTAAACGGCTTAATTGAAACACGTAAACGCAAAAAAGTGTATAACGGCGACGAAGTAGAATTTCTTGGTCAGGTACTTAAAGTGAGTGTCGTTATTCAAGAAAGCTAG
- a CDS encoding 2,3,4,5-tetrahydropyridine-2,6-dicarboxylate N-succinyltransferase, protein MNWQQVFELLEVGELRAATQDSEGNWHANVDVKKAILEAFKAGENISFEGQYQGFVDKHNLAPRQFTPQDKVRLVPGGSSVRRGSYVAPGVIIMPPAYINVGAYVDSGTMIDSNALVGSCAQIGKNVHISAGVQIGGVLEPIGASPVVVEDNAFISAGCILVEGVVVKEGAVLAPGVTLSASVPVYDCVNEVMLAKGQPIPRNAIVIPGTRPIQSEWAKQHGLTMFCPIIIKYRDGQSDAALELEQALR, encoded by the coding sequence ATGAATTGGCAACAAGTTTTTGAATTATTAGAAGTTGGTGAATTACGTGCGGCGACGCAAGACAGCGAAGGTAACTGGCACGCAAATGTTGACGTTAAAAAAGCAATTTTAGAAGCTTTTAAAGCGGGTGAGAATATTAGCTTTGAAGGTCAGTATCAGGGTTTTGTCGATAAGCACAATTTAGCACCGCGTCAATTTACCCCGCAAGATAAGGTGCGTCTAGTGCCGGGCGGCTCATCGGTTCGTCGTGGTAGCTATGTTGCGCCTGGCGTTATCATTATGCCGCCAGCTTACATTAATGTTGGCGCTTATGTTGATAGCGGCACCATGATTGACTCGAATGCATTGGTTGGTTCATGTGCTCAAATTGGTAAAAATGTTCATATTTCTGCCGGCGTTCAAATTGGCGGCGTATTAGAGCCAATTGGTGCTAGCCCGGTTGTGGTTGAAGATAATGCATTTATTAGTGCTGGTTGTATCTTGGTTGAAGGCGTGGTTGTTAAAGAAGGTGCAGTATTAGCTCCGGGTGTCACCTTGTCGGCTTCGGTTCCTGTGTATGACTGTGTTAATGAAGTGATGTTAGCCAAAGGCCAGCCTATTCCACGTAATGCGATTGTTATTCCTGGCACGCGACCAATTCAAAGTGAATGGGCTAAGCAGCATGGCTTAACAATGTTTTGTCCAATTATCATTAAGTACCGTGATGGTCAGAGTGATGCGGCACTCGAACTGGAACAGGCGTTAAGATAA
- a CDS encoding DUF2970 domain-containing protein codes for MSKPDHKPLRLSQIITSVFAAMLGVQSDKNRQRDFQAGDPKHYIIIGIVIAMLLVFGLIALVNLVLANAS; via the coding sequence ATGAGCAAGCCAGACCACAAACCGCTTCGATTATCTCAAATCATTACGAGTGTGTTTGCTGCCATGCTTGGGGTGCAAAGTGACAAAAATCGCCAGCGTGACTTCCAAGCTGGCGATCCTAAACACTACATTATTATTGGTATTGTGATCGCGATGTTACTGGTCTTTGGCCTGATTGCTCTAGTAAATTTAGTGCTGGCTAACGCCAGCTGA
- a CDS encoding 4-hydroxy-tetrahydrodipicolinate synthase, translating into MPRFDLSQYPLWTALVTPFNGSSGVDYNALADLLDQQAAAGNGILLLGSTGEGLALTNDEQQEIVRFACNHSPDAPLMVAIGGYNLEHQLGWIEFCNQLPIDSYLLAAPLYAKPGPKGQEQWFRALLERSQFPCMIYNVPSRAGVDLSLDALANLADHPNFWSVKEASGSGVTFNDFKQALPSIAIFSGEDAMLAEFSALGAAGLVSVCANAWPQATRLYVNQCLATNMVDDLALWQASIAPLFSVANPIPVKILMHQQQLIKHPDLRMPLTHHELTQHQALIEANTKIEQWFSQQ; encoded by the coding sequence ATGCCTCGTTTCGATTTATCTCAGTACCCACTATGGACGGCACTCGTTACCCCATTTAATGGAAGTAGCGGTGTTGATTATAATGCGTTGGCAGACTTGCTCGATCAACAAGCTGCCGCCGGTAATGGTATTTTATTACTTGGTAGTACGGGTGAAGGGCTGGCTTTAACCAATGACGAGCAGCAAGAGATTGTCCGCTTTGCTTGTAATCACAGCCCTGACGCGCCGTTAATGGTCGCTATTGGTGGTTATAACCTTGAGCATCAGCTGGGGTGGATTGAGTTTTGTAACCAGCTGCCGATCGATAGCTATTTATTGGCCGCGCCGCTTTACGCTAAACCTGGCCCTAAAGGCCAAGAACAATGGTTCCGCGCTTTACTTGAGCGCAGTCAGTTTCCTTGCATGATCTATAACGTGCCTTCGCGCGCCGGTGTCGACTTGTCACTCGACGCGCTAGCAAACTTAGCTGACCATCCTAACTTTTGGTCAGTCAAAGAGGCCAGCGGCAGCGGTGTCACCTTTAATGATTTTAAACAAGCATTGCCTTCAATCGCTATTTTTAGTGGCGAAGACGCAATGTTAGCCGAATTTTCAGCGCTTGGTGCCGCAGGTTTAGTCTCAGTTTGTGCTAACGCTTGGCCGCAAGCGACCCGACTGTATGTTAATCAGTGTTTAGCAACCAACATGGTTGACGATTTGGCACTGTGGCAAGCATCAATTGCGCCATTATTTAGTGTCGCTAATCCGATCCCAGTAAAAATACTGATGCATCAGCAGCAGCTAATTAAACATCCTGATTTACGGATGCCGCTAACTCATCATGAGTTAACGCAGCATCAGGCCCTAATTGAGGCCAACACCAAAATTGAACAGTGGTTTTCACAGCAATAA
- the modF gene encoding molybdate ABC transporter ATP-binding protein ModF: MLVSNLTLTNKNQLLLQIDHLTLAANQSMLICGDNASGKSLLAQVISGDIATEPGQVVTPEHIASVSFALENNLLSQDRHNDDSEAVDGGIDWGRSARDMIGSSIIVDQIIELLQIAPLLDKPFKILSTGETRKVLLAQALVKQPDLLILDEPYAGLDIASQQHLTKVLEQLIKQGTSIILIDFYHDELPKNIENIVLMAQGKIILNDRRAQVLNSPLWQQANQHKINLPHHLPDCYNYQHLADDQPFIEINDLNISYEDNQVFSGLNWSFKPGQHWRLAGPNGCGKSTLLGLINGDNPKAYGKDISLFGRKRGSGETVWDIKRHYGLVSAQLHRDYRASCSVLGVVISGFFDSIGLYETPSEHQIEIAKQWLALLAIECPDNAPFSTLSYGEQRLVLIARAVVKLPLILILDEPCLGLDNHNRAQVLALIDYITRHSNTHILFVSHDARDKLSCLSHQLTFEPVDDHYQISQSRLT; this comes from the coding sequence GTGCTTGTTTCAAACCTTACCCTGACCAACAAAAATCAACTGCTGTTACAGATCGACCATCTGACGTTAGCGGCCAATCAATCGATGCTTATCTGTGGCGATAATGCCAGTGGCAAGTCATTATTAGCTCAGGTAATTTCAGGTGATATAGCAACAGAGCCTGGCCAAGTTGTTACACCTGAACATATCGCTAGTGTCAGCTTTGCGCTTGAGAATAATTTGTTGTCACAAGATCGCCATAACGACGATAGCGAAGCGGTCGATGGTGGCATCGATTGGGGTCGCAGCGCCCGTGACATGATAGGTAGCAGTATCATCGTGGATCAAATAATCGAACTATTGCAAATAGCGCCATTATTGGATAAACCTTTTAAGATTTTATCAACTGGCGAAACCCGTAAAGTATTGCTTGCTCAGGCCTTAGTAAAACAACCCGATTTGTTGATTTTAGACGAGCCTTACGCGGGACTCGATATCGCCTCTCAGCAGCATTTAACCAAGGTGTTAGAACAGCTTATCAAGCAAGGCACTAGCATTATATTAATCGATTTTTATCATGACGAATTACCAAAAAATATCGAAAACATTGTGTTAATGGCACAAGGAAAAATAATCCTTAATGATCGGCGTGCTCAGGTTTTAAATTCACCCCTTTGGCAGCAAGCCAATCAACATAAAATCAACTTGCCTCATCACCTGCCCGACTGTTATAACTACCAACATTTGGCTGATGACCAGCCATTTATTGAAATAAACGATTTAAATATTTCATATGAAGACAACCAAGTCTTTAGCGGCTTAAATTGGTCTTTTAAACCCGGCCAGCATTGGCGTTTGGCTGGCCCTAATGGCTGTGGCAAGTCAACCTTGCTTGGCTTAATAAATGGTGACAATCCTAAAGCCTATGGCAAAGATATTAGCTTATTTGGCCGCAAACGAGGTAGCGGTGAAACCGTGTGGGATATTAAACGTCATTATGGTTTAGTCAGCGCTCAGTTACATCGTGATTACCGTGCTAGCTGTTCGGTATTAGGGGTAGTTATTTCTGGCTTTTTCGACAGTATTGGCTTGTATGAAACACCGAGCGAACATCAAATAGAAATCGCCAAGCAATGGCTGGCATTACTGGCGATTGAATGTCCTGACAACGCGCCGTTTTCGACCCTGTCTTATGGGGAGCAACGCTTAGTACTGATTGCCCGTGCGGTGGTAAAACTGCCGTTAATTCTCATTTTAGATGAGCCCTGTTTAGGATTAGATAATCATAACCGCGCCCAAGTCTTGGCACTGATTGATTATATTACTCGTCACAGTAACACTCATATTTTATTTGTTAGCCACGATGCTCGAGATAAGTTAAGTTGTTTAAGTCATCAGCTAACTTTTGAACCCGTTGATGATCATTATCAGATTAGCCAATCGCGCTTAACATAG
- a CDS encoding protoheme IX farnesyltransferase: MIDSPSHNYMTQGLSIADVFRAYYQLTKPKVIMLLLLTAVVGMCLATPEIPALSQVLISCLGIGLLASSGAVFNHCIDHNIDCKMARTKRRPIPQGKVTLKHALVFGTVLAVLGMLILWTLINPLTALLTLASMLGYAVVYTLWLKRATPQNIVIGGIAGAAPPLLGWTAMTGQFDPNALLLVMIIFTWTPPHFWALAIDRCDDYKKTGLPMLPVTHGIEFTKTMILLYTVLLMAVGLLPFLTGMSGWIYFIGSSALNWGFFYVAWQLKYTPEKRSPMAVFRYSIYHLMLLFNILLLDHYFFV, from the coding sequence ATGATAGATTCACCATCTCATAATTATATGACGCAAGGTTTGAGCATAGCTGACGTTTTCCGTGCCTATTATCAGCTGACTAAACCCAAGGTAATCATGTTGTTGTTACTGACAGCTGTCGTTGGCATGTGTTTGGCTACCCCTGAAATACCGGCATTATCTCAGGTGCTTATTAGCTGTTTGGGTATTGGGTTGTTGGCGTCGTCTGGCGCGGTATTTAATCATTGCATCGATCATAATATCGATTGCAAGATGGCGCGAACCAAGCGCCGACCTATTCCGCAGGGCAAAGTAACACTCAAGCATGCATTAGTTTTTGGCACCGTTTTGGCCGTGCTTGGCATGCTGATATTGTGGACATTGATTAATCCATTAACCGCATTATTGACCTTGGCCAGTATGTTAGGTTATGCGGTGGTTTATACCTTGTGGCTCAAACGAGCGACGCCACAAAATATCGTCATTGGCGGCATCGCCGGTGCCGCGCCACCATTATTGGGCTGGACCGCCATGACCGGGCAGTTTGACCCTAACGCTTTATTATTAGTAATGATCATTTTTACTTGGACCCCACCGCACTTTTGGGCACTGGCGATTGACCGCTGTGACGATTATAAAAAAACTGGCTTGCCGATGTTACCGGTGACTCACGGCATTGAATTTACCAAAACAATGATTTTGCTTTATACCGTATTATTAATGGCGGTAGGTTTATTGCCGTTTTTAACCGGAATGTCTGGCTGGATATATTTTATTGGTTCAAGTGCGCTTAACTGGGGCTTTTTCTATGTTGCGTGGCAGCTCAAATATACACCTGAAAAACGTTCGCCAATGGCGGTGTTTAGGTATTCAATTTATCACTTAATGTTGTTGTTTAATATTTTGTTGCTTGATCATTACTTTTTCGTTTAA
- a CDS encoding YbaN family protein, giving the protein MTIGVISLILGVIGIVLPLLPTTPFLLLSASCFAKSSDKFYQWLINHRWFGSYIQNYRSGRGLPLKVKCTTIALLWLSIGSSVIFFVDFFWAKLLMIAIACCVSCYLLTRPTLKSTPVQAKAKLSIE; this is encoded by the coding sequence ATGACGATCGGGGTGATATCACTGATTTTAGGTGTTATTGGTATTGTCCTGCCCTTATTGCCAACCACGCCTTTTTTATTGCTGTCTGCCAGCTGTTTTGCCAAAAGTTCAGATAAATTTTACCAGTGGCTGATTAATCACCGTTGGTTTGGCTCGTATATTCAAAATTACCGCAGTGGTCGCGGTTTGCCACTAAAAGTGAAATGTACCACGATAGCGTTGTTGTGGCTGTCGATTGGTAGTTCGGTGATTTTCTTTGTTGATTTCTTCTGGGCTAAGCTACTGATGATTGCTATCGCTTGTTGCGTTTCTTGTTACTTATTAACTCGGCCAACGCTGAAATCAACACCTGTGCAAGCCAAAGCTAAGCTATCTATCGAGTAA
- a CDS encoding PLP-dependent decarboxylase: MRAVTGEFRTKLQTFAGEQAAPFFVYDIDALASHIASLKNEQIKLWFAVKANPLSRVIQTLDDNGMNFDVASLGELEQVLAQGVSAQRILNTGPAKSRAQLTHFLERGVNTYVVESVNQLVLLNQLAAAVEFTPQVLLRVQLRFDEGDNNPLGGNSLTPFGLGTDEWSQIDLADYPELDVVGLHIFQWGNMLDPLKLIRLWQQMIKPLTDLAQQLKFELKVLDLGGGLGIPYCADEPSLDWSQLVAALTEIKHSAGVNELWLELGRFAVGEYGHYLTNVVDRKTNYQQELLVLEGGINHLLRPAITEQPFPVQLLRSSKVKQQPFHLHGPLCTSLDKLGELDLPQDVKVDDTLMFSQCGAYGFTEAMPFFLCHALPAEVVYQGGQFEIIRASQPASSYLC, from the coding sequence ATGAGAGCGGTCACTGGCGAATTTCGCACTAAATTACAGACGTTCGCCGGCGAGCAAGCTGCGCCTTTTTTCGTCTACGACATTGACGCTTTAGCTAGCCATATTGCAAGTTTGAAAAACGAACAAATTAAGCTGTGGTTTGCGGTTAAAGCCAATCCGTTATCGCGCGTTATCCAAACGCTTGATGATAACGGCATGAACTTTGATGTCGCAAGTTTAGGTGAATTAGAGCAGGTATTGGCCCAAGGGGTTAGTGCACAGCGGATCTTAAATACTGGCCCTGCCAAATCACGTGCTCAGTTAACGCATTTTCTTGAGCGTGGGGTTAATACTTATGTGGTTGAAAGCGTCAATCAGCTGGTATTGCTTAATCAATTGGCAGCAGCGGTTGAGTTTACGCCACAAGTATTACTGCGGGTTCAGCTACGTTTCGACGAAGGTGACAATAATCCCCTTGGTGGCAACAGCTTAACCCCTTTTGGTTTGGGCACCGATGAATGGTCTCAAATCGATTTAGCAGACTACCCTGAGCTTGATGTGGTTGGATTACATATCTTTCAATGGGGCAATATGCTCGATCCGTTAAAGTTAATCCGTTTATGGCAGCAAATGATTAAGCCATTAACCGATTTGGCTCAGCAATTGAAATTTGAGCTAAAAGTGTTGGATTTAGGTGGTGGACTTGGCATTCCTTATTGTGCCGACGAGCCATCGCTTGACTGGTCACAACTTGTGGCAGCATTAACCGAGATTAAACACAGCGCTGGTGTTAATGAACTGTGGCTTGAGCTTGGCCGCTTTGCGGTTGGTGAGTATGGTCATTACCTAACCAATGTGGTTGACCGAAAAACGAATTACCAGCAAGAGTTACTGGTTTTAGAAGGCGGCATTAATCATTTATTGCGCCCAGCAATTACCGAACAACCTTTTCCGGTGCAGCTGTTACGTTCATCAAAAGTTAAGCAACAGCCGTTTCACTTGCACGGCCCGCTGTGTACCAGTTTAGATAAGTTAGGTGAGCTTGATTTGCCGCAAGATGTTAAGGTTGATGACACGCTGATGTTCTCGCAATGTGGTGCCTATGGTTTCACTGAAGCGATGCCGTTTTTCTTGTGTCACGCGTTACCGGCAGAAGTGGTTTATCAGGGGGGGCAGTTTGAAATTATTCGTGCGTCCCAGCCGGCTTCATCGTATTTATGCTAA
- the lysC gene encoding lysine-sensitive aspartokinase 3: MTNLTHVPTSSPIVAKFGGTSLADFQAMERCANIVINCPQTCVVVVSASSGVTNLLVELSTGQLNPQQRQQAINNIEKIQQNIIAHLNLNSQVLEQVNHLLAQLSDISDAIAAQPSTQLTDTLLSFGERLSSTLFTQVLLAKGAPAMFFDVRDILRTDSNFGKALPQVAEILPLVQQRLQPLLENNIVVTQGFIGADASGTTTTLGRGGSDYSAALIGEALDAVQINIWTDVTGIFTTDPRITDQARALTEISFNEAAELATFGAKVLHPSTLIPAMRKNIPVFVGSSREPDAGGTMVRNQTENKPVYRAIALRRNQTLVTVTSMEMLQAPGFLARVFTLLAKHNLSVDLVTTSEISIALTLDSTGSDSSGRALLSDELLAELNQVCEVTVEENLALVALVGNKIDRCDGVGARLFSALGDVNVRLICHGASQHNLCFLVADDVASDVVSRLHDQMFTLNNQGAA; the protein is encoded by the coding sequence ATGACCAACTTGACACATGTTCCAACTTCTTCGCCGATAGTCGCCAAATTTGGTGGCACCAGTCTTGCTGATTTTCAAGCGATGGAGCGGTGCGCCAATATTGTTATTAACTGTCCGCAAACCTGTGTCGTCGTTGTTAGTGCGTCTAGCGGTGTCACCAACTTGCTGGTTGAATTAAGCACTGGCCAGTTAAACCCACAGCAGCGCCAGCAAGCTATCAACAACATTGAAAAAATTCAACAGAACATCATTGCTCATTTAAACCTAAATTCGCAGGTTTTAGAGCAAGTTAATCATTTATTAGCTCAGCTGAGTGACATTAGCGACGCGATTGCCGCGCAACCTAGTACGCAATTAACCGATACATTATTGTCGTTCGGCGAACGCCTGTCATCAACCTTGTTTACTCAGGTATTACTGGCCAAAGGCGCACCAGCGATGTTTTTTGATGTGCGAGACATCTTAAGAACTGACTCGAACTTTGGTAAAGCATTGCCCCAAGTTGCCGAAATATTACCTCTAGTTCAGCAACGGTTACAGCCATTATTAGAAAATAACATTGTTGTGACCCAAGGCTTTATTGGGGCTGATGCCAGTGGCACCACCACCACGCTTGGTCGCGGTGGCAGTGACTACTCGGCGGCATTAATTGGCGAAGCGCTCGACGCGGTGCAAATTAATATTTGGACTGATGTTACCGGCATCTTTACTACTGACCCCCGCATTACCGATCAAGCCAGAGCCCTAACTGAAATCAGCTTTAACGAAGCGGCAGAGTTAGCAACATTTGGCGCTAAGGTTTTACACCCATCAACCCTTATTCCTGCGATGCGCAAAAATATTCCGGTGTTTGTCGGTTCGTCACGCGAACCTGATGCGGGCGGCACTATGGTGCGCAATCAAACTGAAAATAAGCCGGTTTACCGTGCGATAGCGCTGCGCCGTAATCAAACGTTGGTCACGGTGACCAGCATGGAAATGTTGCAAGCACCGGGTTTTCTCGCGCGCGTATTTACTCTTTTAGCCAAGCATAACCTCAGTGTTGATCTGGTCACCACTTCTGAAATTAGTATTGCCTTAACGCTTGATAGTACCGGTAGTGATTCCAGTGGCCGAGCATTACTTAGTGATGAATTACTGGCTGAACTGAATCAGGTTTGTGAAGTGACGGTAGAAGAAAACTTAGCGCTGGTGGCCTTAGTGGGCAATAAAATTGATCGGTGTGATGGTGTTGGCGCTCGCTTATTTAGCGCGCTAGGTGATGTTAACGTCCGTTTAATTTGTCATGGTGCTAGTCAGCATAATTTATGTTTTTTGGTTGCTGATGACGTGGCATCCGATGTCGTTAGTCGTTTACACGACCAAATGTTTACCCTTAACAATCAAGGAGCGGCGTAA
- a CDS encoding succinylglutamate desuccinylase/aspartoacylase family protein — MSQIISSEVEVTHMANGQAMTVPVYSIKGQGNGPSVYIQANMHGAEVQGNAVIFQLLEQLKQLDCYGDITLVPLANPIGSNQKSGEFTLGRFDPITGDNWNRGYHFNAQLPQQFAQQNPDLSMSEIVSQFRALIIADLEQQRFNNPYGVTTGRFLCAKLQRMAFEADIVLDLHTGPISSRHLYCPEYTKDSAVLFDIPHVLFIPRDFDGALDEACFCPWWQLQQAYSDQGRAIEVAVKAFTLELGSQEWLCLEEAKRDSHSILSYLSHHRVIKKGSFEPTEMTRYGCDLKDYRTVYANKSGLVEYLAPLGQQVKAGEPLVRTLRMDRYDQDDVVEVTPALENCIPVLHFASASVNQGTEIYKLLTNYFTLSR, encoded by the coding sequence ATGTCACAAATTATTTCGTCTGAAGTAGAAGTTACCCACATGGCTAATGGTCAGGCGATGACCGTGCCTGTTTATTCGATTAAAGGGCAGGGCAATGGCCCTAGTGTCTACATTCAGGCAAATATGCACGGCGCCGAAGTTCAAGGTAATGCGGTAATATTTCAGTTGTTAGAGCAATTAAAGCAGCTCGATTGTTACGGTGACATCACCTTGGTGCCGTTAGCTAATCCGATTGGCAGCAATCAAAAAAGTGGCGAGTTTACTTTAGGTCGATTTGATCCCATTACGGGTGATAACTGGAACCGCGGTTATCATTTTAATGCGCAACTACCGCAACAGTTTGCGCAGCAAAATCCAGATTTAAGCATGAGTGAAATCGTTAGTCAGTTCCGAGCACTGATTATTGCCGATCTTGAGCAGCAACGATTTAACAACCCATATGGTGTCACTACTGGGCGGTTCTTGTGCGCGAAGCTACAGCGCATGGCATTCGAGGCCGATATTGTGCTTGATTTACATACCGGGCCAATTTCTTCACGTCACCTTTATTGCCCCGAGTACACCAAAGATAGCGCAGTATTATTTGATATCCCGCATGTGTTATTTATTCCGCGTGATTTTGACGGTGCGCTCGACGAAGCTTGTTTTTGCCCGTGGTGGCAATTACAGCAGGCGTACAGCGATCAAGGTCGAGCAATCGAGGTTGCGGTCAAGGCCTTTACACTTGAGTTAGGTTCGCAAGAATGGTTATGTCTTGAGGAAGCCAAGCGAGATAGTCACAGTATTCTTAGCTACCTTAGTCATCATCGTGTGATAAAAAAAGGCAGTTTCGAGCCTACCGAAATGACTCGCTATGGCTGTGATTTAAAAGACTATCGCACCGTTTATGCCAACAAAAGTGGTCTGGTTGAATACTTGGCGCCTTTAGGGCAACAGGTTAAAGCGGGCGAGCCGTTAGTGCGAACGCTTCGCATGGATCGTTACGACCAAGATGATGTGGTTGAGGTGACTCCAGCATTAGAAAACTGTATTCCGGTTTTACATTTTGCCTCGGCCAGCGTTAATCAGGGCACAGAAATTTATAAATTGTTGACCAATTATTTCACTTTATCGCGTTAA